Proteins encoded together in one Balaenoptera ricei isolate mBalRic1 chromosome 2, mBalRic1.hap2, whole genome shotgun sequence window:
- the LOC132360263 gene encoding ribose-5-phosphate isomerase, with translation MSKAEEAKKLAGRAAVENHVRNNQVLGIGSGSTIVHAVPRIAERVKQENLNLVCIPTSFQARQLILQYGLTLSDLDQHPEIDLAIDGADVDADLNLIKGGGGCLTQEKIVAGNASRFIVIADFRKDSKNLGDQWHKGIPIEVIPMAYVPVSRAVTQKFGGVIELRMAVNKAGPVVTDNGNFILDWKFDRVHKWSEVNTTIKMIPGVVDTGLFINMAERVYFGMQDGSVNMREKPF, from the coding sequence ATGTCCAAGGCCGAGGAGGCCAAGAAGCTGGCGGGCCGCGCGGCCGTGGAGAACCACGTGAGGAATAACCAAGTGCTGGGAATTGGGAGTGGTTCTACAATTGTCCACGCTGTGCCGCGAATAGCTGAAAGAGTGAAACAAGAGAATCTGAACCTCGTCtgtattcccacttccttccaGGCCCGTCAGCTCATCCTGCAGTATGGCTTAACTCTCAGTGACCTGGACCAACACCCAGAGATTGACCTTGCCATCGATGGTGCTGATGTAGATGCTGATCTCAATCTCATCAAGGGTGGTGGAGGCTGCCTGACCCAGGAGAAAATTGTGGCTGGCAACGCCAGTCGCTTCATCGTGATTGCCGATTTCAGGAAGGATTCAAAGAACCTCGGGGATCAGTggcacaagggaatccccatcgaGGTCATCCCGATGGCCTATGTCCCCGTGAGCCGAGCTGTGACCCAGAAGTTTGGGGGTGTGATTGAACTTCGAATGGCAGTCAACAAGGCAGGTCCTGTGGTGACGGATAATGGGAATTTTATCCTGGACTGGAAGTTTGACCGGGTCCACAAATGGAGTGAAGTGAACACAACGATCAAAATGATCCCAGGCGTGGTGGACACGGGCCTGTTCATCAACATGGCGGAGAGAGTCTACTTCGGGATGCAGGACGGCTCGGTGAACATGAGGGAGAAGCCTTTCTAA